From the genome of Plutella xylostella chromosome 31, ilPluXylo3.1, whole genome shotgun sequence:
CCCCCCCGAAATCACTCCATTGGTGTAcaaaaaagaaacatttagGTCTTCCTTCTTCACCATtaactttattgcacacaaaaaatacaaatgtcACACCATAGGTTGTGTGAACAAAAACAATTTTGCGTTCAAACTCTCATTACAAGAAAGCCATTTCCTCCAGCCAACTTCCCCTCCCCTTACTCCTCAGCAGCCCAGGTACGACTGCCGGCAGCAGTCCTTGCAGCACGGGTAGGTCCTCCCTTTACCCTCCTTCCCCGTGCGCGGGCACCGCTCCGGCCCTTTTGGATCTTTTTTACCGTCCTTGGTGGCGCCAGCTGTTGGGTGGAGgaagtattaaaatattggAGAAGCGTGGTGGAAAAGATTGCTGCTATCACTATGAAAATGATAGTGCGTAATGGTCATACGTATGGAATAACCCTGCAGTCTTGGAGGAAACCCATATATGTCCTTCAGCGGATTATTAAAGAGGCTGTGCGTGCGCGTTTTTACATATCAATACAGAATGTTGTAATagtggtaagtatactaagccgaaaggggcgACAGGACTCTTATTTAtatctaaaaaaaagtttgttctaagaaagtcaaagtcaaagtcaaatatttttattcatcgtaaaaatataaaattttctgatgaacgtcaatttttacaaactactctccgttcggataagggggggctctttctgtctaaggaagAGTAAGACTTCTGGAAATTCCCAGAATTTAGACAATTtggtataccacttttgcaacaccctgtataaatatatatttagtttttaacgccgacgaccgaatggcgtagtggttggTGATccgactactgagccgaaggtcccgggttcgattcccggctggggcagatatttgtttgaacacagatatttgttcccgggtcttggatgtgcccgtaaaatggcaataggcccgccccctattacattgtgACTAAcgtaacactctggcgaaaagtgggtgcagcaatgcatctctgcctaccccgcaagggagtacattagtacaaggcgtgagtgtgtgtgtgtgttagttTTTAACGCATTAATTTACCTTTCTTCTTAATCTTCTTGGTCTTCAGCCATTCGTCGAACTTGAGCTTCACATCGCTCTTCGTCACTCTCTGTCGGAGTGAAGCCTTGTCTTGTAACGGTGAGTCAGGGACGGCCATTTCTTCTTCCGCTGGAGGTGAGAAGTGAGATTTTAACGCTGAGTTACAGAAAGGGAGAGTGTCGACCTTAAACgtattgctgccttgctttgataGTGTacagacagaaagagacagacatagatttaatgccgactTTAGCTTAATGTTCGTTTTTGTAACTCAGTGTAATAATGTTGGAAGTGATTCTGAACTTGGCATCAAGATAATGCTGGCATTAACTTCTTTTTTCAATTCTAAATTCCATTGCAAAATTTAGAAGAAGATAAGACGCTTATCGTAACTATGGCTATGTCCAACAGActagatgtatttttttgctgttgatgatgataatgaaggTGAACCAGGGATAACGTGAACCCATTTTGTTAACTATTGCTTTCGAATAcctaattgtaaaataattaatgaaagTAAACCTGAAGgactagcacggggcgctacgtgacaaaagttttccgtcgcgctcgctcttgaaggctgcgcgatgtgagtgagcgcgatgcaaaactttctGTTCTGTTTCCTTCTGTTCTGGCTTACCAATGTCACGTCGCGTGATATTCTCCGACTTGGATACAATATCTTTGAAGTCATCCTTAAGCAAGTCCAGATATTTCAAACCTATCTCCCCATCTTTTCCTGTAACATTCTCCAGAGCTTTTAGACTATCGTCTATTCCTGTTGTTATATTCTTATACAAGTCTTGTTCTTCTTTTTCTAGTGcttgtatttgtttgtttaattcTTCATTTGTTAGTTTTGTTTCGTTTTTTGCTGTGTCGTTTTTCGGTGATGCGTTGGAGAGAGATAGATGAAGAGTGACAAAGACTACTACTGGCCTTAGTAGCGTTTTCATCTGTGAAGGAAAGTAGATACTTCGCAATCAAATTACTTATGATATATAAGATTAGGTGACAAATTAACAGTCCAAGTCGAAAACATTGAATCCAACAACGAAGCAGCTAGAGTCCGAAAAATCTTAGACTGcggtcaaaataaaaaccttGGCTGCCTAAAAAAAGCCGATAAAACCTATACTAACAACGATAAAGAAACGTGCCAAGTACTCCTTGAAACGCATTTCCCAGACTGCCGCCTCGTTGATGATCTGACCTGGGATAATAGCGAGCACTCGAACCCGTCAATATCTGATTGGATAACCGCCCAAGAATTAGTAACCGTTGAAAAAATTGAATGGGCCATAAACAGCTTTCTACCTTTCAAATCAGCTGGTTTGGATGGTATATTCCCCGCGCTCCTAGTGTGGGGACAACAGGTTATCGTGCAAAGCTTAGCGAATATTTTTAAGGCTTGCTTAGCACATAACTACATTCCTAAACAGTGGAGAGAGGTGAAAGCAACCTTTATTCCTAAATCAGGAAAAAGTGACTACACGGATCCAAAGTCCTACAGACCTATTAGTTTAACGTCGTTTCTACTAAAGACCCTAGAAAGACTTTGTGACAGACACATACGAGATAATAATCTCAAACGAAAACCATTACATAACAGCCAACATGCCTATACCGCTGGCAAATCGACCGAAACAGCACTCCATAGCGTAGTGAACAAAATCGAGTGTGCGCTAACAAACAAAGAATCAACACTAGGTGCCTTTATAGACATAGAAGGGGCCTTTGATAAAACAAACTTCGATAGTATCAACATTGCCTTAACCAAATATAATGTTAATCCTACTCTACGGGGttggataaataatatgttaaagtTAAGAGCAGTACAACTCAACCTAAACGGGACAACCAGATGCATTGTAGCTAAAGGCTGCCCTCAAGGCGGGGTCCTTTCACCTCTACTGTGGAATCTGGTAGTTGACGACCTCCTTAGACGACTCAACAGCAGCGGCTTCTATACAGTCGGCTATGCAGATGACCTCACCATCCTCATTAGTGGGAAATTCGAGAACCTTCATTGTAGCGTTATGCAGGCCGCAATGAAGATTGTCGAGCAATGGTGCATGGAGTATCGACTAAAAGTCAATCCCAGTAAAACAGAATTAGTCCTATTTACTAACAAGAGAAAACTCAATAACATGAGCTTGCCTACATTATTTGGTACTCAACTAACACTTTCAACCGAAGTGAAATATCTTGGCATAACGCTAGATAACAAGTTGAACTGGAATAAACATCtcgataacaaaataaaacaggcCACGATCGCTTTTTGGCAGTGTAAGCGAATGTTAGGAAAAACCTGGGGCCTTAAACCAAAATTAACATTATGGCTGTACAAAGCTGTCATACGACCTACCATAACTTACGGTTCTGTAGTCTGGTGGCCCAGAACAGAACTTAGCTCAGTAAAAAACAAGCTGCAAAAGCTACAAAGGCTTGCATGTGTAGCCATCACAGGATGCATGAAATCAACACCCACGGCCGCACTCGAGGTACTTCTCGACCTTCCACCATTACATCTCGTGGTGAAACAGGAAGCAGCTGCCGCCGCTTTTAGACTAAGAGTAGCTGGCCTGTGGGCAAATAACTCAACAGCGTCACACACATCCATTATGTTGGAAGCCATAAAACATCAACCAATGATGGCAGCGATTGGTGATC
Proteins encoded in this window:
- the LOC105391119 gene encoding uncharacterized protein LOC105391119; translated protein: MKTLLRPVVVFVTLHLSLSNASPKNDTAKNETKLTNEELNKQIQALEKEEQDLYKNITTGIDDSLKALENVTGKDGEIGLKYLDLLKDDFKDIVSKSENITRRDIAEEEMAVPDSPLQDKASLRQRVTKSDVKLKFDEWLKTKKIKKKAGATKDGKKDPKGPERCPRTGKEGKGRTYPCCKDCCRQSYLGC